In one window of Gossypium hirsutum isolate 1008001.06 chromosome A01, Gossypium_hirsutum_v2.1, whole genome shotgun sequence DNA:
- the LOC107917079 gene encoding 28 kDa ribonucleoprotein, chloroplastic → SVIHSTSPSQKPQRNQITVSNIGLFSHGSASSSPPISLFPLQHKPQSISNNFSSIPNISSTCFLPSFAPLTTTLRFKATPFTSFILHFSATTQDPALEAKQEEEEEEAFSNTRLIAQNVPWSCTVEDIRSLFEKYGTVVDVELSMHNKTRNRGLAFVSMASPEEALAALNNLESYELEGRTLRLNYAKPKKKKAAPPEKPKPVPAFNLFVANLSYEVRAKHLKEFFSSEGANVVSAEVIFHDSPRKSSGYGFVSFKSKKEADAAMSSFQGKMFMGRPIRVQRSRQFVKVQSDDGSLANNKSTESNNNSKQAAID, encoded by the exons TCCGTTATCCATTCCACTTCTCCCTCTCAAAAACCCCAAAGAAACCAAATCACTGTTTCAAACATCGGCCTTTTCTCCCATGGCTCTGCTTCGTCTTCCCCACCAATTTCTCTCTTTCCTCTCCAACATAAACCCCAATCCATCTCCAATAACTTTAGCTCCATCCCAAACATTTCTTCCActtgttttcttccttcattCGCTCCTCTCACTACTACTCTTCGCTTCAAAGCTACACCGTTTACCAGTTTCATCCTCCATTTTTCTGCCACTACCCAAGACCCTGCTTTAGAAgcaaaacaagaagaagaagaagaagaagcgtTTTCGAATACTAGATTGATTGCCCAGAACGTACCTTGGAGTTGTACCGTTGAAGACATTCGTTCTTTGTTCGAGAAATACGGCACAGTCGTAGATGTTGAG CTTTCTATGCATAACAAGACCAGAAATAGGGGATTGGCATTTGTTTCAATGGCTTCGCCTGAGGAGGCTCTTGCGGCTCTTAATAATCTTGAGTCATAT GAATTAGAGGGTCGTACTTTAAGGCTAAATTATGCTAAACCTAAAAAGAAGAAAGCTGCTCCACCTGAGAAACCCAAGCCAGTGCCAGCATTCAACTTGTTTGTAGCAAATCTTTCATATGAAGTAAGGGCTAAACATCTTAAAGAGTTCTTCAGTTCTGAGGGTGCTAATGTTGTTTCTGCTGAAGTTATATTTCATGATAGTCCAAGAAAGTCATCTGGTTATGGCTTTGTCTCTTTCAAATCCAAGAAAGAAGCCGATGCAGCAATGTCTTCTTTCCAAGGGAAG ATGTTCATGGGAAGACCAATCCGAGTGCAACGTAGCAGACAATTCGTGAAAGTTCAATCAGACGACGGTTCCCTGGCCAATAATAAATCGACTGAGTCGAACAATAATTCGAAACAGGCAGCCATAGATTAA